One segment of Fusibacter sp. A1 DNA contains the following:
- a CDS encoding response regulator: MYSVLIVDDEYIIRQGLKKLINWEELGFVIVGEADNAHSAEELALKFNPDLLLLDIRMPGNDGLSLLKSLRHQGIKSKVIFLTGFAEFEYAKKAIPLDVEAFLTKPIDEEELFEHLSVIKEKLDKASHIEIQLNRQEMLERLRQYRHLLMGLKSSSILKMHDQATHCVVEVQYKDTIDQVSGVIDQYQKKHQEVIALLVAESWVIIYKNLNKKQIKTALKQLTSELKLGLDQPFFISAGRIVEGYLDIHLSFSDAKKIGQRWYLSDEETCTWYEECVIKEEQVLYFDNETVFDFIEVNNHDALSQYLTAFKSSVSTMTISFESLKGLLAQNMFIIIERFSHHYPNIKISLPSNREIGEKLYKASHINLIFDLMFEVFMDLMNAIHSGSKESTIYRVLDYIKHHYHQEITLDKLGGLFGYNSSYLGTIFKHNTGKSFTKYLDGIRLEKAKEILNNNELKVYEVASMVGYKSVDYFYLKFKQAEGMSPKKYQKNHSQKDED, encoded by the coding sequence ATGTATTCAGTATTGATAGTTGATGATGAATATATCATCAGACAAGGATTAAAAAAACTGATAAATTGGGAGGAGTTGGGCTTTGTAATTGTTGGTGAAGCTGATAATGCGCATTCCGCTGAGGAGTTAGCTCTTAAATTCAACCCAGACTTATTACTACTTGATATTAGAATGCCTGGTAATGACGGTTTATCTTTGCTAAAATCACTGCGGCATCAAGGCATTAAAAGTAAGGTTATTTTCTTAACAGGCTTTGCGGAATTTGAGTATGCCAAAAAAGCTATTCCACTTGACGTTGAAGCGTTTTTAACTAAGCCAATTGATGAGGAGGAGCTTTTTGAACACCTTTCTGTAATAAAAGAAAAGCTTGATAAGGCATCTCACATTGAAATACAACTCAATCGACAAGAAATGCTTGAACGCCTCAGACAATATAGGCATTTACTTATGGGATTAAAAAGTTCTAGTATTCTTAAAATGCACGACCAAGCCACTCATTGTGTTGTAGAGGTGCAATATAAAGATACAATTGACCAGGTCAGTGGTGTCATTGACCAGTACCAAAAAAAACACCAAGAAGTGATAGCACTTCTCGTTGCTGAATCATGGGTGATTATCTATAAAAACCTCAATAAAAAACAAATAAAAACGGCTCTTAAACAACTAACATCAGAGCTTAAGCTAGGTTTAGATCAACCTTTCTTTATTAGCGCAGGCAGAATAGTAGAGGGCTATTTAGATATTCATCTCAGTTTTTCTGATGCAAAAAAAATTGGCCAGAGATGGTACTTAAGTGATGAAGAGACTTGTACATGGTATGAGGAGTGTGTAATCAAAGAGGAGCAGGTTCTCTATTTTGATAATGAAACCGTCTTTGACTTCATTGAAGTAAATAATCATGATGCCTTAAGCCAATATCTGACTGCTTTTAAAAGTAGTGTCTCAACAATGACGATTAGTTTTGAAAGTCTTAAAGGCTTATTAGCTCAGAACATGTTTATTATCATTGAGCGTTTTAGCCATCATTACCCTAATATAAAAATTTCACTGCCATCAAACCGAGAGATAGGTGAGAAACTCTACAAGGCATCACACATTAACCTTATTTTTGATTTGATGTTTGAAGTATTTATGGATCTTATGAATGCTATTCATTCAGGTTCTAAAGAAAGCACCATTTACAGAGTGCTTGATTATATAAAACACCATTATCACCAGGAGATAACATTAGACAAACTAGGTGGGCTCTTTGGTTATAACAGCTCCTATTTAGGCACAATATTTAAACATAATACGGGCAAGAGTTTTACTAAATATCTTGATGGTATTCGCTTAGAAAAAGCCAAAGAAATTCTAAATAATAATGAGTTAAAAGTATACGAAGTAGCAAGTATGGTCGGTTATAAAAGTGTAGATTATTTTTATTTGAAGTTCAAACAAGCTGAAGGTATGAGTCCAAAGAAATATCAAAAAAACCATTCGCAAAAGGATGAGGATTAG
- a CDS encoding sensor histidine kinase: MKAFKAFIYNLRVANKMMVIYIVGGLIPLLFLSFYQTGYARNLLIEQATEEAFSHALRNEERIQDVCRIAANVSDGFYLDEDLQRITSTLYSDQFTLINALNDYTRIDDYLRLYPELDSIRIYVPNKTLLNNSKITPTTEQYKRTDWYQLAQSQEGKIEFIYRYDEIKQKSFLALVRLIKGASGEEIGVLVVNISNRTLKRIFDETPYKIIGVIDQNQIVISTEAKYEGMLISEDYFINQMFNQSLNNEIFDDETGKYKVINTVFQTQNSGNHISLLTLIPTTEFTAFANQVLIRGGALVFVSVCAALILVSILTRTLTERIEKFRFNLHKVATGDFDLEESIAGKDEIALLYSDLEVTTKSIKDLIYQVYEVELQKEQMTSRQREVEFKMLTSQIDPHFLYNTLETIRMESLLNDQHEIASIVKKLASIMRRKLSVLKEEVSLNAELGLLRDYLDIQAFRFRDRVTYTIDKKCDTSSFMVLPLLLQPIVENAFVHGLEKKVGKGEIRIKIDEDDAFLLIEISDNGRGMNAETLSTINSKLEKDVLSFKGSIGLTNVYQRIKLFYQHPYTMNITSELEKGTIVTLLLPKHQIN, translated from the coding sequence ATGAAAGCGTTTAAAGCATTTATATATAATTTAAGGGTCGCTAACAAAATGATGGTAATATACATCGTTGGCGGCCTGATACCGCTCCTTTTTTTAAGTTTCTATCAAACTGGTTATGCAAGAAATTTGCTAATTGAACAAGCAACAGAAGAGGCATTTAGTCATGCCCTTCGAAATGAGGAACGCATTCAAGACGTGTGCAGAATTGCTGCAAATGTTTCAGATGGGTTCTATTTGGATGAAGACCTACAAAGAATAACCTCAACCCTATATTCAGATCAGTTTACCCTTATTAATGCCCTAAATGACTATACAAGAATTGACGATTACCTTAGGTTATATCCTGAACTTGATAGCATTAGAATTTATGTTCCCAATAAAACACTTTTAAATAACTCAAAAATTACACCGACGACTGAGCAATATAAACGAACAGATTGGTACCAACTTGCTCAATCTCAGGAAGGTAAGATTGAGTTTATTTATCGTTATGATGAAATCAAACAGAAATCATTTTTGGCACTTGTTCGTTTAATTAAAGGGGCAAGTGGTGAAGAAATAGGTGTTTTAGTAGTAAATATTAGCAACCGAACACTTAAGAGAATATTTGATGAAACACCTTATAAGATTATAGGCGTTATTGACCAAAATCAAATTGTCATAAGTACTGAAGCTAAGTACGAAGGTATGCTAATTAGTGAGGATTACTTTATCAATCAAATGTTCAATCAAAGTCTCAATAATGAGATTTTTGATGATGAGACCGGAAAATATAAAGTCATCAACACAGTATTTCAAACACAGAATTCTGGCAATCATATAAGCCTTTTAACACTTATACCAACAACTGAATTTACTGCCTTTGCCAACCAAGTCCTTATAAGAGGTGGAGCCCTAGTTTTTGTCAGTGTTTGTGCAGCCCTTATATTGGTCTCAATTCTTACACGTACTCTCACTGAAAGAATAGAGAAATTCAGGTTTAATCTACATAAAGTTGCAACAGGTGACTTTGACCTTGAAGAGTCTATTGCAGGTAAAGATGAGATAGCACTACTATACTCTGATTTAGAAGTAACAACAAAGAGTATTAAAGACTTAATCTACCAAGTTTACGAAGTAGAACTTCAGAAGGAGCAAATGACATCAAGGCAGAGAGAAGTAGAATTTAAAATGCTTACTAGTCAGATAGATCCGCATTTTTTATATAATACACTTGAGACTATTAGGATGGAATCACTATTAAATGATCAACATGAAATTGCATCCATTGTAAAAAAACTTGCAAGTATCATGCGAAGAAAGTTATCGGTATTAAAAGAAGAGGTTTCCTTAAATGCAGAGCTTGGCTTATTAAGAGATTACTTAGATATTCAAGCCTTCAGGTTTAGGGATAGAGTAACGTATACAATAGATAAAAAATGCGATACTTCAAGCTTTATGGTATTGCCACTGCTCCTTCAGCCGATTGTGGAAAATGCCTTTGTACATGGACTTGAAAAGAAAGTAGGCAAGGGTGAAATCAGAATAAAAATTGATGAGGATGACGCATTTTTACTCATTGAGATTAGTGATAATGGTAGAGGTATGAATGCTGAAACATTGAGTACAATCAATAGCAAGTTAGAAAAAGATGTTCTAAGTTTCAAAGGCAGTATTGGCCTTACCAATGTGTATCAAAGAATTAAACTTTTTTATCAGCACCCCTATACGATGAACATTACAAGTGAGCTAGAGAAGGGTACAATTGTTACACTCCTCTTACCAAAACATCAGATCAATTAG
- a CDS encoding ABC transporter substrate-binding protein — protein sequence MVKKHLIFVIFLSLILSGCSTEQFTTDNKNPANEIILTMYSEDLKKEDEAFSSPVAKAITKATGVKLDIQHPVEGVAKKIELMVASDDYPDLIMVKDTYKMVEAGAYIDLTNLINEHAPNLRIIYEDYFNRLKFSAENSAIYVLPTRPVNQRKWEPTMSFALQHAVVKELGYPIIETLDDFEQAIRQYKEKFPLINGEPSLGISMVIDDWRWKISLGNAAGFATGAPDDGNWFINPNTLEAKYRFLRTEEKAYYKWLNQMYHEGLVDPDSFVQNYDAYLAKIASGRVLGLIDAKWQYDYAQNQLRAKGMEERMYGQYPVQVDASTKAADFRDVGYIAGYGIGISRDCKNPVEAIKFLDFMASHEGHVLRMWGIEDVNFKYDENGKRFIPDDEMEKRLNDEAYSEETGVGVYTYPYPIWGDGKKDKQGNFYNPENEEDVKKQYSDDERSALKAYGVENWSDLYPSAEELPVSVWGEAWDIQIPINSPIRSQLNACDAIIKQGLIQVTISQPEDFDQLWDDLMNELDKAGVHQMGKLFTQLVKERVSLWQQQ from the coding sequence ATGGTTAAAAAACACCTTATATTTGTCATTTTCTTGAGCCTGATTTTATCGGGCTGTTCTACAGAACAGTTTACTACTGATAATAAGAATCCTGCTAATGAAATTATACTGACCATGTATTCAGAAGACTTAAAAAAAGAAGATGAAGCTTTTTCGAGTCCTGTTGCAAAAGCAATAACCAAAGCGACGGGTGTAAAACTAGATATACAACATCCTGTTGAGGGTGTTGCTAAAAAAATTGAACTTATGGTGGCTTCGGATGATTATCCGGATCTTATTATGGTGAAAGATACCTATAAAATGGTTGAAGCAGGTGCATACATTGATTTAACAAATCTAATCAATGAACATGCTCCAAACCTCAGGATTATTTACGAGGATTATTTTAACCGATTGAAGTTTAGTGCAGAAAACTCCGCAATTTATGTGCTTCCCACTCGACCTGTCAATCAGAGGAAATGGGAACCAACCATGAGTTTTGCCTTGCAACATGCAGTTGTTAAAGAACTTGGTTATCCCATAATTGAAACGCTTGATGATTTTGAGCAAGCAATTAGGCAATATAAAGAAAAGTTTCCATTGATAAATGGTGAACCTAGCCTTGGTATTTCAATGGTTATTGATGACTGGCGCTGGAAAATAAGTTTAGGTAATGCTGCTGGTTTTGCAACTGGTGCCCCTGATGATGGTAACTGGTTTATAAATCCAAATACTCTTGAAGCCAAGTATCGATTCCTACGCACCGAGGAAAAAGCATACTACAAATGGCTAAATCAGATGTATCATGAGGGTTTAGTGGATCCTGATAGCTTTGTACAGAATTATGATGCCTACTTGGCTAAAATTGCTTCTGGAAGAGTGCTTGGTCTGATTGATGCAAAGTGGCAGTATGATTATGCTCAAAATCAGTTGCGAGCCAAAGGGATGGAAGAACGGATGTATGGTCAGTATCCCGTGCAAGTAGATGCCTCAACTAAGGCCGCTGACTTTAGGGATGTGGGCTATATTGCTGGTTATGGCATAGGCATATCTAGGGATTGTAAGAATCCTGTAGAAGCAATTAAATTCCTAGACTTTATGGCGAGTCACGAAGGCCATGTATTAAGAATGTGGGGAATTGAAGATGTTAATTTCAAGTATGATGAAAATGGCAAGCGATTCATTCCCGATGATGAAATGGAAAAACGCTTAAATGATGAAGCGTATTCAGAAGAGACTGGTGTTGGTGTTTACACATATCCATATCCTATTTGGGGAGATGGAAAAAAAGATAAACAAGGTAACTTTTATAATCCTGAGAATGAAGAGGATGTAAAAAAACAATATAGTGATGATGAAAGAAGTGCACTTAAAGCTTATGGTGTTGAGAATTGGTCTGACCTTTACCCAAGCGCAGAGGAATTACCAGTTTCTGTGTGGGGTGAGGCTTGGGATATTCAGATTCCTATTAACTCACCCATTCGTTCACAACTCAATGCATGTGATGCTATTATAAAGCAAGGGCTTATTCAAGTCACAATTTCACAACCAGAAGACTTTGATCAACTTTGGGATGACCTTATGAATGAACTTGATAAAGCAGGTGTACATCAGATGGGTAAGCTTTTTACTCAATTAGTTAAAGAGAGGGTATCCTTATGGCAACAACAATAA
- a CDS encoding ABC transporter ATP-binding protein: MTNKKPIFSAKNVVMDFNVGGRSVFHKSKTIRALNDVSFDLYPGESLAIVGESGCGKSTLCRLAMRFHQPSSGVMLFDGEDVHAFKGDKLKEYRQKSQMIFQDPFSSLNPLHNIYYHLKRPLELHHDYSKKEVQEKMDEYLEMVGLVPAQEQGKKHPHQLSGGQKQRAFLARILAVGADVIFADEPTSMLDVSIRLGVLNLMNKMKREFNKSFIYITHDIATARYFSDRIIVLYAGHMVEWGNVDEVICNPKHPYTKLLVAAAPDPERQVQPELPVVQADESEVVGWTPESRGCPFKPRCPVATVVCGQMFPEAHSVGNHQYIRCIHTESYGVNNAYFID, translated from the coding sequence ATGACAAATAAAAAGCCGATTTTTAGCGCTAAAAATGTAGTGATGGATTTTAATGTCGGAGGGAGAAGCGTTTTTCATAAATCGAAGACCATCCGAGCACTTAATGATGTTTCTTTTGATTTATACCCTGGAGAATCTCTTGCGATTGTTGGCGAATCAGGATGTGGTAAATCGACTCTGTGTAGGCTTGCCATGAGATTTCATCAACCGTCATCAGGTGTCATGCTATTTGATGGTGAAGATGTCCATGCTTTTAAGGGTGACAAGCTAAAGGAATACAGGCAAAAAAGCCAAATGATTTTCCAAGATCCTTTCTCTTCACTTAATCCCCTGCACAACATTTATTATCATTTAAAACGACCTCTTGAGTTACATCATGATTATTCAAAAAAAGAAGTTCAAGAAAAGATGGATGAGTACCTTGAAATGGTAGGTCTTGTACCTGCTCAGGAACAAGGAAAAAAACATCCTCATCAGTTATCTGGTGGTCAAAAACAAAGAGCCTTCTTGGCTAGAATACTAGCAGTTGGTGCAGATGTCATCTTTGCTGATGAACCAACATCTATGCTGGATGTCTCTATCAGATTAGGTGTATTAAACTTAATGAATAAAATGAAACGTGAATTCAATAAATCCTTTATATATATAACTCATGATATTGCTACAGCTAGGTATTTTTCAGATCGTATTATAGTTCTTTATGCAGGTCATATGGTTGAATGGGGTAATGTTGATGAAGTGATTTGTAACCCCAAACACCCTTATACTAAACTACTTGTTGCTGCTGCACCAGACCCAGAACGACAAGTACAACCAGAATTGCCGGTAGTTCAGGCTGACGAGTCAGAAGTTGTTGGTTGGACACCTGAAAGTAGAGGTTGTCCATTCAAACCAAGATGTCCTGTTGCAACAGTGGTATGTGGGCAGATGTTCCCAGAGGCTCACTCTGTTGGTAATCATCAATATATTAGATGTATTCACACAGAGTCATATGGAGTAAATAATGCATATTTTATCGATTGA
- a CDS encoding ROK family protein has protein sequence MHILSIDIGGSAIKYGILNTSGQILHKGSVINERTSLEVFMATLCSVVEVGMAKYPIKGIALSVPAIMNSQTGMILSEGSMPFLVGVNLMDELQNKYAIDVFSENDGNCAALAEVWKGVAKDCNDIAVVVIGTGVGGALVKDKLIHPGTNFMAGEFGYFINSFDFEAKAFEIWSDLGATYALTDKLSKIKGQTLTGLDVFELASNHDPVAIKEIDNFYNSNAVGMFNLQYFFDPEMIVLGGAISKRKDFVDQLESRLDTIFNKIEIAPKRPVIKVAEFGNDANLIGAVYNYLTQKGCKIYK, from the coding sequence ATGCATATTTTATCGATTGATATTGGAGGTAGTGCCATAAAATACGGCATACTTAATACTTCTGGTCAAATTCTACACAAGGGAAGTGTCATCAACGAAAGAACGAGCTTAGAGGTGTTTATGGCAACCCTATGCAGTGTTGTAGAGGTAGGTATGGCTAAGTATCCAATTAAGGGGATAGCACTTTCAGTGCCGGCTATTATGAACTCACAGACAGGTATGATTTTGTCTGAAGGTAGTATGCCATTTCTTGTTGGTGTAAATTTAATGGATGAACTCCAAAATAAATACGCGATTGATGTGTTTAGTGAAAATGATGGCAACTGTGCAGCCCTTGCTGAAGTATGGAAGGGTGTTGCCAAAGACTGTAATGATATTGCAGTGGTTGTCATTGGAACAGGTGTGGGTGGTGCCTTGGTTAAGGATAAACTCATTCACCCTGGAACTAATTTTATGGCTGGTGAATTTGGTTATTTTATTAATTCCTTTGACTTTGAAGCAAAAGCTTTTGAGATATGGTCAGACCTAGGTGCGACTTACGCCTTAACAGATAAGTTGTCTAAAATAAAAGGTCAAACATTAACTGGTCTAGACGTCTTTGAGCTAGCGAGTAATCATGACCCAGTCGCCATCAAAGAAATTGATAATTTTTATAATAGTAACGCCGTTGGTATGTTTAACCTACAATACTTTTTTGACCCAGAAATGATTGTTCTAGGTGGAGCAATTAGTAAACGAAAAGATTTTGTTGATCAACTGGAAAGTAGGTTAGATACTATTTTTAATAAAATTGAAATAGCCCCTAAAAGACCCGTAATAAAAGTGGCTGAGTTTGGCAATGATGCAAACTTGATTGGAGCTGTTTACAATTACTTGACTCAAAAAGGTTGTAAGATTTATAAGTGA
- a CDS encoding ABC transporter ATP-binding protein gives MSIVLDVKDLTVDYIVAGGRHVRAVDHVSFQIREGESLGLAGESGCGKSTVAYSLLRLHKPPALINNGQIIIDGQDILKMSKDELAKFRWSQASMVFQSAMNCLNPVVSLEKQFYDLYKQHGITKNRAVSKQKAMALLELVGIPAGRISDYPHQFSGGMRQRAVIAMALALKPKLLILDEPTTALDTVVQRDILSRIYELKDELNFSILFITHDISLMMEFCDNVAIMYAGKIIEKATSEKILNAPKHPYSFGLKNSFPSLQGEIKYMEGIKGNPLDLNNIPKGCRFQERCFKVQEFCSLQEPERVHEGESFYQCHFPLIEQEEATNDK, from the coding sequence ATGAGCATAGTGCTTGATGTCAAAGATCTAACAGTTGACTATATCGTGGCTGGCGGTAGGCATGTACGTGCAGTTGATCACGTGAGTTTTCAAATACGAGAAGGTGAAAGTTTAGGGCTTGCTGGTGAATCGGGCTGCGGTAAAAGTACGGTGGCCTACTCACTATTAAGACTTCATAAACCACCGGCACTTATTAATAATGGCCAAATTATTATTGATGGTCAAGACATACTAAAAATGTCGAAAGATGAACTTGCCAAGTTTAGATGGAGCCAAGCGAGCATGGTTTTTCAGTCTGCAATGAACTGTTTAAACCCAGTTGTTTCACTAGAAAAGCAATTCTATGATTTGTACAAGCAACATGGTATTACAAAAAATAGAGCTGTTTCTAAGCAAAAGGCAATGGCACTACTAGAGTTAGTTGGGATACCAGCGGGTCGGATTAGTGATTACCCTCATCAATTTTCAGGTGGTATGCGTCAACGTGCTGTTATAGCAATGGCACTCGCTTTAAAACCTAAGTTGTTAATCCTTGATGAACCAACGACTGCACTCGACACTGTTGTACAAAGAGACATTCTCTCTAGAATCTATGAGTTAAAAGATGAACTTAACTTTTCTATACTTTTTATCACTCATGATATCAGTTTAATGATGGAGTTTTGTGATAATGTTGCCATCATGTATGCAGGTAAAATAATTGAAAAGGCAACATCAGAAAAAATACTCAATGCACCTAAACACCCGTATTCATTTGGCCTAAAAAACTCCTTCCCGTCTCTTCAGGGAGAAATAAAGTACATGGAAGGTATTAAGGGGAATCCACTTGATCTAAATAATATTCCAAAGGGATGTAGGTTCCAGGAAAGATGTTTTAAAGTACAGGAGTTTTGTTCCCTTCAAGAGCCAGAGCGTGTTCATGAAGGAGAAAGTTTCTATCAGTGCCATTTTCCACTCATTGAGCAGGAGGAAGCCACAAATGACAAATAA